The Dermochelys coriacea isolate rDerCor1 chromosome 7, rDerCor1.pri.v4, whole genome shotgun sequence sequence GCAAATGAGCGTGGCCGCTCTCCCCTTAACAGGCCTCCAGGGGAGGAGGATAATAATGGAACATGACCATGTATTTTGCCGTGGTCCACATCTGCTCCTCAGTCACAAAAACTGGTGCATGTCCCAGCTATGCTGTAGCACGAAGTCGAGCCTCTGCTAGTCTGAGGGGCTTTATACTGACCCCTTCACTCCAGCTATGCGAGCTCTCAAGCAATGCACCAGGAACACGCTTTTCAGAGCTGTTAAAATAACAGGTGTCTAGCGGGTGGGAGGGGACCCAAAGCCCAACAATCTGGAGAGAAGAGTCAACGAGTCTGCTACTCTGACTCTCGGTATGAGCTGCTCTGGTCCAAGGGGACCAGCTGGCTGCGCAGGGTGCAGTTTGGTTAACACTAATGCTCAGAACTCCCAGTCTTTGCTTTAAGTGTCTAACATTAGCCTTAACCCGAGGTGGCCTCTGTGGTGCAGCCCAATGCGCTACCTGCTATGTAGCTACGTCCTAGTTTGTTAACAGATTTTCAGTGTAATTTCAGGACCAATACCAGCATCCTGTTTGGCAAGGCTGACTCAGTAACACGGAGATATGGGACTTGAGGTTCTCAAAGCAGCTAAACAGGGGAGTACTGCAAGGACACATAGCTTCTCTAAGGCTTAAATCTTACAGCCACCCTAAAGCTCTCCCATCTGGCCCCTGCGCATCACTGAGGCCATTCCCAGCAATATGCAGGATCAtccctttaaggtgccacctgtaGGTTTCCAGGAAGCCCTCCCAAGCTACAGCTGCTGTCCTGTAGATTTCAGTACCAGCAGCCACACTGTCGGAGATCATCTGGGATGATTACTTAGGAGGGTCTCCCAAACCTGTCACTCCATAAATGCCTCTGTCTTGTGCATATGCTGTATCTCAAGGGGTTAACCAAGAGTTAATAGGGATAGATGTTAGCATGGACCCACAAACTGAGGGGAAAATGACATCATTTGCCTCCACATCTTCTCATGTGAGTACTTCTACTGGTAAATACCGCACCTTTACCATTTAAATACCCTGTCCTGGATGGGAAAGCCCTTTTATGCATTTCTACTGGAGCAAGCATTAGTAACAGTAAGTAGCCCCAAGGACATGGCTGTAAATGTCCACCACATACAAAGATGTCAGTGTGTAGGTATTAGCGCCAGCTTGATATGATCCTCCATTTAGATTTGGCAGATGCTACACTACTTTCTCTTCCCCAGTTAACGTTGATGTTCTTCTCAAGTTCTCTTTTACTTTAATAAATTCTGGTGCACGTTCTTCATGCTTCTCTTGTCCTCTCTCCAGCTAGATGAAAGAACAGTGAATGTTATTAGTATGCTAGAGAACAGAAGTGCAATCCATTCACTACATTGTTGCATGTTTCATACTTAATTACTATTGGCCGGATTCTGTTgctcttactcacactgagtagcatcTTGTTCTGCTATTAGTCCTGttggtttcagtggagctatttatagagtaaggtactacttaatgtgagtaagggtagcaAATCTGTCCCTACATAAACAAACAATGGATAATTATTAAGTATTATGTTAATTTAGTTATTACATCTGGAACAGCTAAAGATTTCAATTGTATGTAGTTAGAGAAACTAGACAGTAAAATCAGAATGAATTTCATGCAGTCGCCTGGACTGGCAGCAGGTCTGAAGGGAGGACCCGGTTCCTGCCAGGCATGAGTGTAAGGAACGGTGTAGAGTAGGGCTGACTGTTTTGTGACAAATGTCAAGGTGTTGCCATTAGGTTTCGTTCTGCAGCAGAACAgactgagaccttttgaaattttaCACCCAGAAattgagagcgagagagagagagagactagccAATAACACAGTGGTTAGGGCGTGCACGTGGGATATGAGAGGCTGCATCAGGCAGAACAAGGACCGGAACCTGGCTTCGTATGGCCTAGGTAACAACCCTAACTGCTGGATTACTGACTATTCCCGGGTGGGTCTCCCTCTCTCTGggtttgaccagaaattccatcctggacccgAGAAACCTTCCCATCAAAAGCTTTGCCCATCCCAATACTTTCCCGGGGAAGGTTTTGGTTTGAGCGATTGGCATTTTCTGGTGAAAAAATGTTATGTCAACAATTTCCGGCAGTCTCTGGGAGAGGTTGTGCCAGAGGCTGCCCGCTGGGGGAAGAATGGCTTTGCGTGCCGCTACTCAGCCACTGTAGTTCCACAGCACCACCTCGCACTTGGGGTAGGGATAAGGCCATGGCTTATTTCTGATGGAGAGCAAACCCTTTCTTTGGACTTGGCCCTTGTGCAGGGCACTTAATATACCATTGGGAGTGAATTAAAATTCAGTTTCTACCTGATCCATCCTCTGCTGTCGCTTTAGGAGCTCTTGTTCAAATGGAGATTGCAATTTCTTtgcctcttcttcttcctttttctgcCTGAGCAGCTGATTTCGCCGTCGGTGCTCAAGCACTCGCTGGAGCTCAGGCTTGCTCTCCACACCCAAGCCTCTGTGAAGACAGCACAGAGTATCTCTGAGCTGGAGCCCTTTCTACCTTCAGCCCTGAATCTCATTGCCTTTAGAGGTGTGCGGAGCCTGGTGGTTCAGAGAGCTGGGCGCAGTCTTCAGATCCAAACAGGAACATGAAagacctgagccaaagcccactgaagtcaacagagagaTTCCTGACAGTATCAGTGGGCACGGAATGGGGTTCTAAATGGCCCTTCCTCACCCACTGAATAATGATGCACGGCCTGGtgcaaaaatctaaataaatcacAGTAAATGAGATGGAAACTCACTTATTCCTGGGGTGGAGCTTATCCACTCCCCAAAACTACATGCAAAACCCAAGCAACATTAAAATAACATAATGAAGGTTTTACATTTTAACTATAGGTTAATGAAGTTTGTTGACTGGGAACATGTAGCGATATGTATCTGCTGTTAACCCATTAATGCATTAATAGGGGATGTGTAACATGCAGCCGTACATACTGGAGTGCAGGGCATCCTGGGAAATGTGTGATGTTTACAGTGAGTGGCTGGGAATCATGGGCATAGAAAGCTAGCCAGATCTGGTGCCCCATGTCCATTGGTCCTGTGAGCTGGGGCAAGTGGGACAGTCTGGAGTGGCCTTTCTTATTGATTTGTAGCTAATTCTAAAAAGGAATCATTGGGCCATGAGTCTGTCATTTCCAGGACCTCCGTgatttctgcagtggccagtgcagctggctccGGGGCAtcttgggcagcccctgggccagctgcacagctgctgctggggcagtctcagacCACCACCCCCTCCATCACCCAGCAGCAGAAGAAGAGGTCTTGACCACTGcgccccctggccccagcagcagcaggggtccCTGGCTGTCGCTGcctgtcccccctctccccaacacCTGCAGGGGTCCTAGGCCGCGCACTGCTGCCGATTCCCCCCAGCACCCACGGGGGGCTTGGGCCAAGCACTATCCCCACAGAGCACCACGGGCCACCCACTGCCTTAGtgcacccaagatttagtcagaggACTTGTATAGAGTACAAGTCATGGATAgatcacgggccatgaatttttgtttactgcccatgacctgtccatgacttttactaacagtccctgtgactaaaatgtaacCTTAATCGTGTGTAACTTTATGAGGCTGTTTAAGTGcctgagttttttcttttttaccagcAGGGAGAGTGGGTGACAGCAATTAGCCCTGCAGTTTACCTCTAAACCTCAAGCAGTTTATTtccccactaaaagaaaaggaggacttgtggcaccttagagactaacaaatttatttgagcataagctttcgtgagctacagctcacttcatcagatgcatgcagtggaaaatacagtggggagatttatatacacacacacagagaacatgaaacaatgggttttatcatacacactgtaaggagagtgatcacttaagatgagctattaccagcggggggcgggggcagggggaggaggaaaaccttttatggtgataatcaaggtgggccatttctagcagttaagaagaatgtctgaggaacagtggggggtggggtgggggggagaaataacatggggaaatagttttactttgtgtaatgacccatccactcccagtctctattcaagcctaagttaattgtatccagtttgcaaattaattccaattcagcagtcactcgctggagtctgtttttgaagtttttttgttgaagaatagccactcttaggtctgtaatcgagcgaccagagagattgaagtgttctctgactggtttttgaatgttataattcttgacgtctgatttgtgtccatttagtcttttacgtagagactgtccagtttgaccaatgtacaatgTACCTAttactacctacatgcctccagctttcaccctgatcacaccacactatccattgtctacagccaagctctacgacacaaccgcatttgctccaatccctcagacagagacaaacacatacaagatctctatcatgcattcttacaactacaatacccacctgctgaagtgaagaaacagattgacagagccagaagagtacccagaagtcacctactacaggacaggcccaacaaagaaaataacagaacgcaactagccatcaccttcagcccccaactaaaacctctccagcgcatcatcaaggatctacaaactatcctgaaggacgacccatcactctcacagatcttgggagacaggccagtccttgcttacagacagccccccaacctgaagcaaatacttaccagcaaccacacaccacacatcagaaccactaacccaggaacctgtccttgcaacaaagcccgttgccagctgtgtccacatatctattcaggggacaccatcatagggcctaatcacatcagccacactatcagaggctcgttcacctgcgcatctaccaatgtgatatatgccatcaggtgccagcaatacccctctgccatatacattggtcaaactggacagtctctacataaaagaataaatggacacaaatcagacattcaaaaatcagtcggagaacacttcaatctctctggtcactcgattacagacctaagggtggctatttttcaacaaaaaaacttcagaaacagactccaacgagagactgctgaattggaattaatttgcaaactagatacaattaatttaggcttgaatagagactgggagtggatgggtcattacacaatgtaaaactatttctccatgttattcccctccccactattcctcagatgtttttgtcaactgctgaaaatggcccaccttgatcatcaccacaaaaggttttcttcctttccccccccttcctgctggtaacagctcatcttaagtgatcactctccttacagtgtgtatggtaacacccattgtttcatgttctctgtgtatataaatcatctccccactgtattttccactgaatgcatccgatgaagtgagctgtagctcatgaaagcttatgctcaaataaatttgttagtctctaagtactcacaagtactccttttcttttttgaatacagactaacacggctgctactctgaaacctatttcctcACTGTATCTAGTCTAGGTCCACCTCCACTCGCTTTATGGGTCTGCTGATTTTAGAGATGGAGCTAACAGAGTGATGCTCCTGCCTGACGTAGAGAGTTTGGGCCTTTTGGCCAAAATAAAAAGTCCCTTCTTCTGAATGCACAAGTGTCTGTCAATAACTGAGGCAGTTTCACCCCTAAGATGTGTATTAATACACACttactttgccagtgggtttcacttCTGCCTGCTCCCCCACAAGCTTGACCACTTTggttgaaactttttaaaaaacaattcagcCTGAACAGACACCTGCATGGACAGTTTCAACCCAAATAGTCATCAGTACCTGAAACCAGGGTTTtagaatgggaagtgttgggcaacctgcCCTGGCTATATAACAGAATGAGCGAGAGGTTCAGGGCTTGCCCAGGGCTGCATAGGGAATTGGTGACAGAGAACCCAGTGTCCTCATGAGTCTAATGCCCCAAACACAAGATCACCTTTCTTCCTCTCTTTACACTACAGTGTGAGGGTCCCTACTCTTCTTCTAGGATTGGGGGAGGGTCTAAAATCTTCCCTATCACAGAGAAGCTGAACCTGTCCCTTGTCAATATTAAAAATCCCTTTGATATAAATCACTAAAATCTCCTATAATCACTTCTGCCTCATGGTGACTCCATACTTGACAACATTTGCAACGCTTGCTCAGCTATAAATTCATATGAACTTATACACTTATAGGGACACATCTACATTTGCTGAACTTTGAGAAGCAAAGACTTTGTTTAACTTGAGTCTGACTGTGCTAAATTATAAGAAACTAACAGATGAGCTGATTAAGAAGCGATCTCAGTGATATTGACACAGAGTGGCCTCTACCAAGGCCCCTTGTCCAGGGCAATTGGAAAGTCAGTGTCCTTGGAGGACAATTTGGAGTAGtttaaaaattgtacattttACTGAACTTCTAGAAGTAGTTGgggaagttttatttttttgaggGAGAGGAATCAAAAGTTTTACAGCTGTCCACTGTGGGGAAAGACTGATTATACTGTGATCAGCCACATTTCTGTAGGCTTGATCCAAATTCCATGTAaatcagtgtgctttggatcagcccctaaaGCCCTTTAAAGCTGGATGAAATATTCTGAACGCAGTTATATTTAACTGCAGATATGAGGCACATTTTGTACGATACAGGGCATCATGCATTCTTCTAGAAAAAGGATTTTCTTGGTCACTTTTCACAAGGCCTTGGgcgagggaggggaagggggacaacTGAAGTTTTGAGAAACCTAAGTGGAGTTTAAAGAAAAGATGTCTGAGGTTCTCAGAAGAGAGAGCGAGCTTGTGGTAGCATAGGCTGCATTCTGATGACATCTAGTGGGCTAAGGGGAAGTAACATAAGGCAGCATGCCCAGCGCTCTAACATCAAATTGCACCTCACTTTTGTATTGATCAATGAAAAGTTTAGCTAAACGAAGTGcattctctgctctgctcccagagtGCTGTGCACAGGTGACCTGTCCAAGTCCACATTATCACCCGTAATGTCAGGGTCAAGTCCAAGTCCAGGCTGTGTCAATATCAATGACCCCAATTTGCTTTTGGAGGGCTTGATTGTTAGCCAATTAAATACCTTGATTTGTCTCTTATGATTACTTATGTCACTTTCAATCAGTCTCGCTGGTGTTTATAATTAGCCGAGCAAATGGATATTAATATTATTTGATGATGTCAGATTTGCAAACAGTTCAGACTGTTAGGAAACATACCACTGAGAGTCAGTAGAATTTGCTCCTTGCTCAAAGGGCTCTGTACCAAATCTGCTTTTACCCAGCTGCTTTCGAAAACATCACTTTCCACATTAATGCGGGAGTGCTGATACACCTGTTGGGCCTGATTCCCTATTGCCATATTCCAGCTTTACAccgctgtaactccattgattacAACATGGTTAAACTGGAGGAAcacactggagaatcaggcccatgaatGCTAGCTCAAGCTTTAACCTAGCACCAGTCTGCTTGTAGGGAAATGGGTGTCAGCATTTTCCCAGTATGCAGGAGCCTGCATTGATATGATCTGCGCTGTCAATAAACAGAGCAGTCCACCTTTCCCAAGCAAAAAATTCACACCAAACACTCCAAGAGGCAGAGACGGGCTGTAAATTATGGCATTGCCTGATGGGCGGGGGAGTAAGACAGGAGGGAGGGATGTTTGTGGGACACAAGACAAGACTTGAAGGGTTCAGCAGGCTGAGCGATCTGATTCTTGGAGGTGCttagcacctgcagctcccactgccttCCGTTGGAATGGCTGGTGAGCGCTCTGcagctctgaaaagcaggcccctAGCTTTTAGGAACTTCCTAGCTTTTCCGAATGATGGAGCGATTCTTTTACAATCTGGGTCACAGCATGGCAGAGAAAAGCCGCCTCCCACTGTAGCCTGTTTCACGCCTTTTGCTATTTGCCCGTAACAGTAAAGAGATTTACCACAATCGTTGAAAACCCAGCCTGCGGCTTTCTGACGAGTCACTGCTGCCTGAGCTGATGTGACACCAGAAACCACATCCAGTCTCTCTCATCCAGCCCAATGCAAAGGCCGCTGAAGAGGTGTTTGCGTCTTTGCCTCACCTTTTGTGGTTCATAAGCAGCTCTCTGTGGAGCTCCTGGTGGCTTTTCGAGGCTTTTACAGGATTTAGGAGCTTCTTAGGTTTGATGAGATCTGGGTTTCCATCTATGTAGTCTGGGTGAGACATGAAATTCCTAACCTCAGGCCGCTCCCTCTGTATTTCTGAGTACATAGATGctggaagagaaaagagaaggctCAGTAGAGACAGGAACAAATTGAATTTGAGGTCAAAAATCCAACAGGTAAATCTTCCTTTCACCCCGGCCCCCGGgtggtgtgtatatgtgtgtgcctgtatatgtgtgtgtttgtggttttTAGTAGCACCAGGTAGCCCCAGCGAAGAGCCAggttccttccccaaagagcttacaa is a genomic window containing:
- the FAM107A gene encoding actin-associated protein FAM107A isoform X1, with amino-acid sequence MGAAHGKKKEYSLQSTFPNGSGKHVVNGSASMYSEIQRERPEVRNFMSHPDYIDGNPDLIKPKKLLNPVKASKSHQELHRELLMNHKRGLGVESKPELQRVLEHRRRNQLLRQKKEEEEAKKLQSPFEQELLKRQQRMDQLERGQEKHEERAPEFIKVKENLRRTSTLTGEEKVV
- the FAM107A gene encoding actin-associated protein FAM107A isoform X2, with protein sequence MSQRVEDQVRVPPGATGLYRAMLVKSASMYSEIQRERPEVRNFMSHPDYIDGNPDLIKPKKLLNPVKASKSHQELHRELLMNHKRGLGVESKPELQRVLEHRRRNQLLRQKKEEEEAKKLQSPFEQELLKRQQRMDQLERGQEKHEERAPEFIKVKENLRRTSTLTGEEKVV